TTGCGCCGTATCCAGAGCGAAGGAATCGACAGGAGCCTTCAGCGCCTGGGAATGATGAGCTCCTATTCTCCCGGTTTGCTGGACCATGTGGACTGGGATGCCTGTTTCCGTATGGCGTGCCGGTTTGACGGGGCGCCGGAGAAAATGCTGAAGAGTATGAAAGAGGTGCGGAAAATTCGCCGGGAACGAGAAGAAGAATCGCGCCAGACAGTGGCCGGACAAAACGGCGAATCTACCCAGATGCAGCAGGATGAAAGCGGGAATAGTGAAGCACTGGCCTCTCTCCTGGCCGAATTGACCGGACAGAGCGCATCTCCGTCCGTGTCTTCAATACCGGAAGGAGGCATGATGCCATGAATGAATATCCTGTACCGTATCGTACGGAGGGAAACGGAAAGGAAGGGATTCTGGAAGAATGCCTGTTCCTGCAAAAAAGCCGCCGCCGGCAGCTTTTACGTGTGCTGGGTTCCGAAGAAGGAGGGGAAGTACTGAAGGAACTGGAAAGACATTTCGAGGTTCATTTGCCCGTCTTTCAAGGGCAATCCGGCTCATTCGATCCTCTGGATGCCATGCGGCGTGATGCGTACCGGGAGGTCTTCCTCTATGTACGGCATCAATTGAATCTTGCCCGGAGGGAGAGGGAAAGCGTTCCTGAACCTTTGGAGGAAGAAATGGAAACGGAGGCCGGATTCCGGACTCCTGAACAATAAGCAACAATAATAATAATCAAATCATATGGAACAACAAAACCAAGATAAGGAACAACTCAGGAAAACCCTCCTGCAAGATGCCGCTGCAGCTCCCGAAGCTGAACAGCAGCCCGGGCTCGCATCTGCCGGAGAGGAAACGAATAACATGCCGGATTCTCCCGCCAGGGAGACCTCTGCGGATGTATCACCGGAAAATTCTTCGGATATTCCGTTCCCGGTCGTAGACGGCATTGTTACTCCGGACGGAAATTTCGTACCGGAATGGTATAAGAAATTCGAGGAGCTCAAGGATGTCGAGAAATCGCTGACTAAATTCCGTTCCCCGGCAGCTTTGGCTAAAAGCTATGCAGCCATGGAGAAGATGCGGAATTATCCCGGACATGATCAAAAAGACAGGATGGTGACCTTTCGCCGTATGGTGGGGTTGCCCGATACGTGCGAGGAATTTTCCTTGGAGTGTCCGGAAGGCATCTCTCCGGAGGAATGGAACACAGAGATGGCCCGTGACATGGCCGGCATTGCCTACGAGTACGGCGTGCCTCCACAGGCTATGGCTGCCCTTAGCCAGAGATATGCCGTGGAATACCAGAAGGCTGCTGCCGATGCTCAGGCCCGGCTGGAAGAACAGATGAACATTGCGGAACAATCTCTCCAGCAGGAGTGGGGAGGGTCCTATGAACGCAATATGAGGCAGGCGGCCACGATGGTGGAGAGACTGTCGGAACGCGCAGGCATTGATGCTTCCGAATTGATGGAGAATCCTTCTTTCGGCGGCAATCCCGAGTTCATCCGCCTGATGAGGGAGGTTGCTCTCATGGTTGGAGAATCTCCCTTGAAGGGAGAAAGTACTCCGACACCGGATTCCTCCAATGAGGCCAGGCGTATTGAGTCGGATCCCGCGCATCCACTTCACGATGCCTACATGAACGTCAACCACCCCAATCACAAGTTTGCTAACGAAACCTATGATCGCATGATCTTTGGTAGGAGGTAAGTTATTAAGGAGCAATAAAACACCACAGTTGAATTTTAAAATTCAACTGTGGTGTTTGTTTTCACTGGAAGGTTTATTTATGCTTTTTATGTCGCTTGACGAAAAGTTTGGCGGCAGCCATGTAAGCTTGGGAAGCGATACCGGCAGGGTCGTGTTCAAAGATGGTTCTGCCAAAGCTCGGGGCTTCGCCGAGGCGGATAGAACGAGGGATGACAGTGGAGTAGAGGGTGTCGGGCAGGTACTGCTGGACTTGCTCGACGACTTGTCTGGAAAGGTTGGTGCGACCATCGTACATGGTCATCAGCACTCCTTCATGCCGTAGGGTCGGATTGACGCCGGAAAGGCATATTTGTGAGATGACATGCAGGATTTTGGCAAGTCCTTCCAAGCCGAACCACTCGCATTGAAGGGGGGTAAGGACTTCATCGCAGGCGGCGAGGGATGAGGTCATCAGGACGCCGAGGGAAGGAGGTGTGTCGAGAATGCAGAAGTCGTAATTGTCTGCATCACGGAGAGGTTGGAGAGTTTCCCTGAGGCGGACGAGGTGGTTGCCCGACTGGGCAAGTTCGATTTCCACTCCTGCCAGATCCATGTTGGCCGGGATGAGTGACAAGTTTTTACGTCCGGTTTCGAGGATACATTCTTCAATGGACTGGGAACCGATCAGGGCCGGGTAAAGGCTGGTGCCTTCGGGGGCATCTATACCGAGTCCGCTGGTAGCGTTGGCCTGCGGGTCAAGATCGATAAGCAGGATCTTCTTTTTCAACTGGGCAAGGGCTGCGGCCAGATTGATGGCTGTCGTTGTTTTTCCGACCCCGCCTTTCTGGTTGGCAATGGCGATGACGTTCATAGTGGTGTGATGGGGAGGGTGGAGAGACTGAGCGCCGGACGGTTGTTGGGGGCAACAGAACCATCCGGCGCTCGGGATGTGGATAACTGGACTGGCCGGATGTTTTAACGGTCGTCTCCGTAGCCGTAGTGTTCAGCGACGTAATCGACGTCTTTGTCTCCGCGCCCTGAACAGTTGATCAGGATGGCTCCGGACTTCATGGTTTTGGCGAGTTTCATACCGTAGGCAACGGCATGTGAACTTTCCAAGGCCGGGATGATCCCTTCATAGCGGGAGAGTTTGAAGAAGGCGTCGATGGCTTCATCATCCGTGACTGTATCATAGGTGACACGACCGATGTCGTGCAGGTAGGCATGTTCGGGGCCGACGGACGGATAGTCCAAGCCGCTGGCGACGGAATGGACGGGGGCCGGATTTCCTTCTTCGTCCTGAAGCATGATGCTTTCGAATCCGTGCAGGATGCCTTTTTTCCCGTAGGTGATTGATGCGGAGTGGTCGCCGAGTTTCGGGCCTTTGCCGAGAGGTTCGACACCGTAGATGTCGACGGGATCACCAAGGAAGGCGGTGAAGAAGCCCATGGAATTGCTGCCGCCGCCGACGCAGGCGCAGATGGCGTCCGGAAGGAGTCCGGTCATTTCCAGGAATTGTTCACGTGCTTCAACGCCGACGCACATCTGGAAATCTCGGACCATGAGAGGGAAGGGATGAGGGCCTACGACGGAGCCGATGCAGTAGATGGAATCCTTGTAGCTTTCAAGGTAGGAACGAAAGGCGGAGTCCACTGCTTCCTTAAGTGTCGCATTGCCTTCCGTGACGGGGATGACTTTGGCACCGAGGATTTTCATACGGGTGACGTTGGGCGCTTGTTTGGCGATGTCGACGGCTCCCATGTGTACTTCACATTCCAATCCGAAGAAGGCGGCAGCTGTTGCCAGGGCAACGCCGTGTTGCCCGGCTCCCGTTTCGGCAATAAGTTTCTTTTTTCCCATGTATTTGGCCAGAAGTCCTTCTCCCATGCAGTGGTTAAGCTTGTGAGCGCCCGTGTGGTTGAGGTCCTCGCGCTTGAGGTAGAGCTGGCACGTACCCAGCAGGCGGGAGAGGCGTTCGCAATGGTAGACCGGCGTAGGACGTCCCTGGAACTGGCGCCGGATGCGGCGCAGTTCGTTGATGAATTGGGCGGAATGGCAGATGGCTTGGTAGGCCTCCGCAATTTCCTGAAAGGCGGGAAGGAGTTCCGGTGGGAGGTACATGCCTCCGTATTCGCCAAAATAGCCGTTTTCGTCAGGGAAGTTGCGCAGGTAGGTATTGAGATTGATGTCCATGTCGTATGTTATTGAAAATGGTGCGGAAGTCGGGAAAGAAACTCGGAGACGGGATGACAGAGCATTCCGCGTCAATGATGAATCGGAACGGGAACCCCATCTTCAAAAAAGGGAGACTGAAACAGTCTCCCTTGATGAAGGTTTGGGATGATGCATTTATTCTTCCTCTTCTCTTTCCTGAGAGGAAGAAGAAACGGATTTGCGTATATCCTGCAATGCTGCGATGAAGTCATCCAGAATTTCGGCGGGAACCATAATGCGGTCCCGGTTGGAACTGACCTTTTCAGTAATGCGGATTACCTGTCCTCTGGAATTCTGCTTGAGATCCAAAAAGAAAGTTTTGCGATCGGCTATGATTTTTTCAGTACAAATAATATCGTCCTCCACGGTCGTTTAACGAGCCTCCGGTTTGGTTAGGATTTCTGTATAAACCCGAAGCCCCCGCCGGGTCAAATCAATTTTCCTGCAGGCTGTGTCACGGTTTCGACGTGATGAAAACCTTTTGGACGGGATGACGGAGAAGGGGGGCCTTCTTACCGTGGCGTCATGTCTGACCTGACACAACAACAAAAGGAAAAAGTGCGGGAATACCGTGAACAGGCAGAACGGAAGTTGGCAGACCGCGGGATGAAACCCGTGTGGGCCAGGATTCTGTCCTACCTGATAGCGGCTTTGCTTGCCGGGGCCATAGGCTGGCTGTCCGGCTGCAGCGGATCGTTGACGTGGGATTTCCCAAGCGACGATGGATTGCCGTACGATGGAAAAACAAGACAACAACCGGTTGCGGAGGAGGCTTGAGAAGGTATGTGCGAATACTTGAAAAGTCTTTCCACCGGACAGCTGGCCAAAATGGGCGTCGGTGCCGTGTTTGCCGTCGCGTTCGGGGTCGTGTACCACGATTACCGGACATTGGCGGAGAAACATGCCGAGGTCTTGCGCGAAGCTTCTGTTTCCATTTCGGAGATGGCGCTGAGTATCAGGGATTTGGCCAATCGGGTCGATAAACTCGAAGGAAGGAGGGATTATTAGTGTAATTTGATGTAAAATTGTATGACAAAAAGCTAATCAAAAAAATGAACACAGGAATGTTTCCTGTTGTCTTACCCACATAAGCAACATGGTTTCCAAATGAAGGAGAGAGCATTTGGGGACCCTCACTAGAGAAAGTGTTGGTTTCATAGGTAGTAGTAAACGGATAACGCCTGTATGCTTGATGGCATGCGGGCGTTTATTCTTGTGGTCGTTGATGAAGTCAAAAACACGTCCTGTTTTTAACATGACTTCCAGAGAACTGGAATGATTCCTGGGAAAGTGCTAGCTTGCGCTCATGAGCAGTGACCGCAGGTCCATTTCGATTCGTGGAGCCCGAGAGCATAATTTAAAGAATGTTGATGTAGATATTCCTCTGGGGGCGTTAACTGTGGTAACGGGGCCGTCGGGATCCGGAAAAACGAGTCTGGCGATGCATACTTTGTATGCCGAGGGGCAACGGCGTTATATGGAAACGTTTTCCCCCTATGTCCGGCAGTTCATGGACAGGATGAAGAAGCCCGATGTGGACTCCGTTGGCAATATCCTCCCGGCAATTGCCTTGCATCAGCGCAATTCAATCCGCACGTCGCGCTCGACTGTGGGTACGATGACGGGACTGCATGAGTACTGGAAGTTCATTTTTTCCCGCCTGGCCGTAGGGCATGACCCGGAGACGGGGAGGGAGGTTCATCCGATGACGCCGGCCGAGATTTGTGACAAGGCTTTTGCCTCATGGCCGGAGGGGTGCAATCTTCTTGTGGCTTTTTGCGTTCGCAGGCCGGAAGGCATGGATGACGAAGCCATGCGCCGCGATTTGTCCGCGCAGGGATATGTGCGGGTTCTGGCAGCCGGAAAGCCGGAACGCTTGGAGGAGGATTCTCCTGCCGGCTTGGCGAGCGGAATTGCTTCTGCTGATGCCGAGGACGGCGTGGTGGTTATTCAGGACCGTATCCGCCTGGTGGAAGACTCCCGAAAACGCCTGATGGAGGCCGTGGACGCGGCGATGAATCTGGGAGGAAATGTCGTGTGGCTGATTCCCTCCACGGATGGAGCGGAGTGGGGGGATCCGGTGTCTTTCCGCGGTGACTGGTTCCCGCTGATGGAACCCGTGCCGGGGTTGTTTTCATCCAATTCTCCCCTGGGGGCCTGTCCGGCATGCAAAGGCTATGGACGCATTATTTCCATTGATTATTCACGGGCTATAGACCCGGCTCGCAGCCTGAAGGACGGCGCCCTGCACATTTTTGAATCAGGGCGCGTGGCCGAATGCAAAAAGGATCTGATGCGTGCGGTCAAACGCGTGGGCGGCATTCGAACGAATGTCCCGTGGAACAAGCTGACGGACAGGGAACGCAGCTGGGTGATGGAGGGAGAAACTCCCGATTGGAGGGCTGCGTGGGAAGAGGACAAGTGGTATGGCCTGGTCGGTTTCTTTAAGGCTTTGGAGTCCCAGACGCACAAGATGATGATTCGTGTCTGGCTGAGTAAATTCCGTGAATATTCGACTTGTCCGGAATGTTGCGGCAGGCGTCTGCGAAAGGAATCCATGTGTTTTACAATCGACGGAAAAACGCTGCCGGATCTTCACGGAATGCCTATGGACGAATTGCTCGCATGGGTGGATGATCACATTGTACCTCATGCCGGCAATGATTCGTCATTAAAAAACGCGGTTGCTGAATTGCGTTCTCGCATTGCGTATTTGAACGAGGTCGGACTTGGATATATCACGTCCGACCGCACGACACGTACCTTGTCCGGCGGGGAAATCGAACGCGTAAGCTTGACGACTTGCCTGGGGGCCTCTTTGACGGATACCCTGTTCGTGTTGGACGAGCCGACCGTCGGCTTGCATCCTCGCGACACGGGACGCCTGGTGGATGCCATGCGGCGTCTTCGTCACCGGGGCAATACGCTGGTAGTGGTGGAGCATGAGGAATCCGTTATGCGAGCTGCCGATTACCTGATCGATATGGGACCGGGTTCCGGAGCAGCGGGCGGGAAACTCGTATACTCCGGAGAACCGGAGGGAATTTCCGGTATCGATGAGTCCGTGACTGGTGCCTATCTGAGCGGAAGACAAAGTATTCCCATTCCGGAAAAACGCCTTAAGTCTGCCCGCTGGCTCCGTATTCGCGGAGCGTCATGCAACAATTTGAACGGCTTGGACGTGGATGTTCCCCTGGGGGTATACACCTGCCTGACGGGCGTGAGCGGTTCCGGTAAAAGTACACTGGCTCACGATGTCATTTATCTGAACAATTGCCGCTATCGCGGCGAATCGACGGAAGAACGTCCGGGCTGTGTGCGAGGCATTGACGGTTGGCAGCATCTTTCCCAGGCGGTCATGGTTGACCAGAGTCCGCTGATTCGTACGCCCCGTTCGACTCCTGCCGTGTACGCGGGTATTTTCGAAGATGTCCGCGCTTTGTTTGCCAAAACGGAAGCGGCCAGATCCCGAGGCCTGACAAACGGTTTTTTTTCCTTTAACCATGGGGATGGAAGATGTCCCCGGTGTGCCGGTATGGGGAGCGAAAAGGTGGAAATGCAGTTTTTGTCGGACATTTTCGTCCCGTGTCCTCTTTGCGACGGTACCCGGTATGGGCAGGAGGCTCTGTCCATCTACATCCGAGGCAAGAACGTGTCTGACGTGCTGCAGATGACCGTCCGGCAGGCGATGGAATTTTTTGCATGCGAACACTCGGCACAAGGCAGGCGCATCATGTCCAAACTCGACCTTCTGGTGCATGTCGGCCTGGGACATATTGTTCTTGGGCAGTCACTCAATACTCTGTCCGGAGGGGAAAACCAGCGGTTGAAGCTGGCCAAGATCCTGCTGGACGAAGATAAGAACAGCAAGGACGGCAAGGGAAAGGGTAAACTTCTGATTCTGGACGAACCGGGAACGGGGCTTCATTTCTCGGATCTTGACGTATTGCTGAAACTGTTCCGCCGCTTGACGGAATCCGGACATTCGGTACTGGTCATCGAGCACAATATGGAACTGGTCAAGGCCGCGGACTATGTGATCGACCTTGGCCCGGAAGGCGGCGTAGGGGGAGGCCGTGTCGTGAGTGTCGGTACTCCGGAGGAAATCGTTGCCGCGCAGCAGGGATTTACTTGGAAATTCCTAGGAGATGCCTTGGAAGGAAGACCCGCCGAGTTCCCGGACAACAGTGAACCGGGGGAAGTAGACGACATTCCCGAAGGTGTTCTGGCCTTGCGAGGAGCCCGTCATCACAACCTCAAAAACGTGGATCTTGATGTCGTGCGCGGCGATATGACCGTGTTGACTGGCCTGTCGGGTTCCGGAAAGAGTTCCCTGGCCTTCGACATCTTTTTTGCCGAAGGACAGAGGCGTTTCATGGATGTCATGTCTCCTTACGCCCGTCAGTTCACCGAACAGATGGAAAGCCCGGATATCGACCGTCTGACAGGACTGCCTCCGACTGTCGCCATTGAGCAGAATGTATCGCGCGGAGGAACCAAGTCCACGGTAGGAACGGTGACGGAAATCTGGCAGTTCCTGCGCCTCCTGTACGCCAAACTGGGAGTATGCTACTGCCCGAAATGCCAGGTGGAAGTCGGGCGGCGTTCCGATGGGGAGGTTGTCGAACTGGTTTCCCGCCTGTTGACGGAACATGGCAGAGTCGCCTTGGCGGCTCCCGTCGTTCGTGGTCGCAAAGGGCATTACAATGATTTGGCAAAATGGGCGGCAGGCAAGGGTTACAAGGCTTTCTGGATTGACGGTGCCTGGGTGGATATGGACAACTTTGTGCCTCTGGACCGCTACTCCAACCACGATGTCGATCTTGTCACGGGACAGCCCGACCGGACAACATCTCCGCAGGAACTGGCGGATATGGTGGCTCAAGCTCTGGAGCTGGGCGAGGGATTCCTCCATGTGGTAACGGGTAAATCCTCCCGGAAAAATCCACCTTTGCTCCTGGGGACCAGGCTGGCTTGCCCTCAGTGCGGAGAGTCTTTCCCGGAACCGGAACCTTCGACATTTTCCTTCAACTCTCCCAGAGGGTGGTGTCCGTCCTGCCGCGGTCACGGCTTTGTGGCCGGTGTTCGCATGAAAGAAGAAGGGGCGGAGTCTCTGACTGAAGCGGAGTTGCGCTACGACCGCGATGTCGAGCGCAGCCTTGGGGATGAAGACTCCTCCCTGCGTGTCTGCCCGGATTGCAGAGGCGAACGTCTGAATGCCTTTGCCCGCAATGTACGCTTGCAGGGGATGCGGCCTGGGGAATTGTCCGCATTGTCCGCCGTGGATGCCGCCCGGCTTGTCTCATCGTGGCATTTTGACGGGCGTGAGGCTGTCATTGCTCGGGATTCCCTGGCGGAAATCATCCAGAGACTCGAATTTCTGGATCGCGTCGGTCTTGGCTATCTGTCTCTGGACCGCAGCGCGACGACGCTATCCGGCGGAGAAACCCAGCGCATTCGCCTGGCGGCTCAGCTCGGTTCCCACTTGCGTGGCATCCTTTACGTATTGGATGAACCGACGATTGGCCTGCACCCTCGCGACAACGACCGCTTGCTGGGAACTCTGGATGAATTGAAGCAGCGCGGCAACACTCTTCTCATTGTCGAACACGACGAGGAAACGATGCGGCGCGCCGATCACATTGTCGACCTGGGACCCGGAGCCGGCATCCATGGCGGCCGAATCATGGCCCAAGGCTCGTTTGCAGAAATTGCCGCTATGCCGGAATCCGTGACAGGCTTGGCTTTCCGGGAACGGCCTAAACATCCCTACCGCGGCCGACGCAGGAAAATTCCGGCAGCCACGGACAAAACCGGATGGTTGTCCATTGAAGGTTGCCGAGTCCATAATCTCAATGATATCCACGCCAGGATACCGATCGGTCTTCTGACGGTCATTACCGGCGTCTCCGGTGCCGGAAAGACATCCTTGATGAACGATACCGTATACTGGGCGGCCCGTAGCGCTCTCGGAGAAAAGCTTGACCGTGAACGGCGTTCCGGCTGGGATACTGCCATGGGGTTCGGTTGCTTCCGGGCCGTGTACCAGGTAGATCAGTCTCCTATCGGCAAGACGCCGCGTTCGACACCGGCAACGTATGTCGGGTTCATGGATGACATTCGTACCCTCTTTGCCCAGACGGAGGATGCCAGGCGACTCGGTTTCGACAAAGGGCGCTTCTCCTTCAATACATCCCGCGGCGCCTGTGAATCGTGCAAGGGAACGGGCATGCAGAAACTGGAAATGGACTTTCTGCCTCCGTGTTATGTGAAGTGTCCCTCCTGCAATGGGAAACGCTACAATGACGCCACTCTGGCCGTCCGCTATAAAGGGAAGACCATTTCCGACGTGTTGGAAATGAATTTCGAGGAAGCCGCCGAATTCTTCGAATCCCAGCCGCGTATCGGCGCTCCTCTGCAATTGCTGGTGGATACCGGGTTGGGCTATCTGACTCTGGGACAGGCGTCCAACACCTTGTCCGGGGGCGAATCCCAACGCTTGAAACTGGTGGCTGAATTGATCAAGGGACTATTGATTTCCCGGCGAGCGACGTTGAAGGGCAGGGAATTGCCGAAAGACCTCTACCTCATCGAAGAACCTTCCATCGGGCTCCACCCCCACGACGTACGCCGTCTCATCGACGTCCTGCACCGCCTTGTGGATCAAGGCAACACCGTCGTCGTCATCGAACACAACACTGAAATCATGGCGGAAGCCGACTACATCATCGACATGGGCCCCGGACCGGGTGATGAAGGAGGCTCTATCGTAGCGGCAGGAACGCCGGAACGCATTGCCGGAGGTAAGTCACCTACGGCTCGCTACATTGCGGAGGAGTTGAAGGAGAAGGAGTAACGAAACGTTTTTCTGCAAGGCGAAAAAATGCCCTCCCGGGTTTTATCCGGGAGGGGGTGTTAAGCAAGAAGAGGAGAGAGTAAATATCGGCAGGGGACTGTTCTATTCCGTCGTCGTTTGGGCCATTTCCTTCATAAAGGGATGGTTTTTGATCGCGATGACTTTGCCTCGATCGTCTACATCGAATTCGTAGACGTGCGGGCCGACCGAGATTTTGGTGATGTAACCATTGTCATTGCGTTCCAGCCAGGAGTGTTGGACGTTGAATTGGACCCTGTTGGGGTTCTGGGTTACGGTGAATGAGTACATGGGAACCTTGTTAAGTCCGGCTGACAGGAAGTCCAGGAAGAGTACGACCTCGTTGATGTTGGCTTTGTAACCTCTGTTGTAGCGGTCAATGGCTCCCACGAGGCGGGCTTCCGAACCGGCCCAATTGTGGTTGGCCTGCGTTGCGAGGGTTTCCTGCTTGGCGGCGAGGAACCATCCTATGTTGCCGCGCATGAAGGTGAGATCCTTGTACGGGCATGCGTGCCAATAATTGTCCCAGGCCTGGTTCCAGGGGGTGATTCCGTCCCAGAGGTTTTTCTCTTTGAAACGTTCCCGGGTTTTTTCCTGATCGATCCAACCGTCTTCTCCGGGGACGACGACTTCCGTTTCCCCTCCGTTGTTGGCGGCATAGATGAGCATCTCATTCCATCGCTTGGCAAGATCCTTGTTTTTGCGTCCATAGACGTAAGCATCCAGGGAATGGCAGATTTCATGTCCCATGACGAACGTGAAGTAGTCTCCGGTGGCTGCGCCTTTACCGAGATATTTTTCGGCAGCTTCCTTGAGGTCTCCGGCGCTTTCACAGGCAGGGCCGCCAACGTCGTTTCCGAACGTATTCTTATTGGATTTGAAGACATAGGCCATGGCTTCGCGGCCGTCGCCCATGTTTTGGTCAATGGAGATGTGGTCGTCCGGGAAGAGGACACGCGGGTGGTATTTCAGGAAATCCCTGATAGCAAGGAGTTGGCCTTCCGTACATTTGTTGTTGTCAGCCAGGGCGAGGCCGGAGGCGAGATAGCGTTCGCGGTCCAACCCTTGCAGTCCCAGTGTATTGGCGACGTCAATGCGGTGCTCGGCGCTGTCGGGTTTCATGCAATGCAGAGTGACCCAGTTCATGACGAAGATGCCGGGAACATGATGCATGGGACCGAAAGTCGTGTTGCCGTCTTTATCCTTTTTGACCCATGCATCGAGCTTGCCGCGCTTGAGGAAGGGGAATTTGGCGATGTGGTTTTTGAGCATCTGGTAGGCTTTCTCCCGGTATTCGGCGGAGGGGAGGCTGACGGCCCAAGTGATCCATTCGCGACTCAGGTTGCGATATCTGTTAAGCAATTCCTGATTGTTGGCTTCGAGAACTTTGCCGAGATCTTTCTCGTGACCGCGGTAGATTTTTTCAATGGCTGCCAGGTTGCGGGCGGCAGCGTTGACGCTAACTCCGTTGGCCATGGAAAGCATGCCGTCGTTGTAAGCTCCCAATACGATATCGATAATACCGTCCCCGTTAAAATCATCCAATGCTCCGAAGGTGCCGTTCATGGCTCTCAGGACGGTATTGTCTCCTTTTTTGGGGATATTGCCCTTCTCATCTGTCAGGATGAGATTACCTTGGAGATCGGTGTCGAGGATGTTTTTTCCTCCTTTGTTGATCCAGTAGTGAATGGATCCCCAGTTGATCCCGTGAAGGAGGTCGGGTTTACCGTCTCTGTTCAAGTCCGCAAAGTAAGGGGCCAGATTGTATGAGTTGCTGACGATATGTTCCGCTTCGGTTTTCAGTTTGGTTTGTCCGGGCTTACCGACGTTTTTATG
This is a stretch of genomic DNA from Akkermansia sp. N21116. It encodes these proteins:
- a CDS encoding FG-GAP-like repeat-containing protein — translated: MLHHYLHPRQFLLHVGLLGFGFVTANTGAAAEDLTGLKSHWNFDEARDWHNMPFPFSQPVTTADDSVGTNGLSLNDKLDPVKSWASGRQFSGIRFDSPGQFLQSRQPLDTLKGSATLSYWIKTDTEGTADSPPGIVGDVAGMQWGIITPEGKLAVVQNGKVLATTSAPVNDNEWHHIVIMRKADSGQVVIFLDGKPSGKGTGTPGILPGEYTGFGAIQGGGGYKGLLDQIHLFDKPIDTNAVGVLFDNHAPKAYPQDALVTRGKPSQTGSILHLYTFDPDQDKLSVSRYGQGKFGTVKYNGDGTFTYTSGADFKGRDSFSVTVADGRGGFSTTRIDVGDETTVPKSPVSKFTSFRDLPPIGEGSGKTGSRIPVSFDWDSNGKPDLLVCGNNRIWAYKNQKGQFSAPSVVKDDSGKELEAASIAILPQPRKKIPLLIVRTNDGTLHTYELQPSAGNSPIFQKTGTIVNDQEGDFKCPSNALAFGDFDNDGLPDLLVGNSSSGLFFHKNVGKPGQTKLKTEAEHIVSNSYNLAPYFADLNRDGKPDLLHGINWGSIHYWINKGGKNILDTDLQGNLILTDEKGNIPKKGDNTVLRAMNGTFGALDDFNGDGIIDIVLGAYNDGMLSMANGVSVNAAARNLAAIEKIYRGHEKDLGKVLEANNQELLNRYRNLSREWITWAVSLPSAEYREKAYQMLKNHIAKFPFLKRGKLDAWVKKDKDGNTTFGPMHHVPGIFVMNWVTLHCMKPDSAEHRIDVANTLGLQGLDRERYLASGLALADNNKCTEGQLLAIRDFLKYHPRVLFPDDHISIDQNMGDGREAMAYVFKSNKNTFGNDVGGPACESAGDLKEAAEKYLGKGAATGDYFTFVMGHEICHSLDAYVYGRKNKDLAKRWNEMLIYAANNGGETEVVVPGEDGWIDQEKTRERFKEKNLWDGITPWNQAWDNYWHACPYKDLTFMRGNIGWFLAAKQETLATQANHNWAGSEARLVGAIDRYNRGYKANINEVVLFLDFLSAGLNKVPMYSFTVTQNPNRVQFNVQHSWLERNDNGYITKISVGPHVYEFDVDDRGKVIAIKNHPFMKEMAQTTTE